The stretch of DNA TTTCTTTCTATTTGACAGCCTACAGTTGCAGCAATTGAAGCTGGGAAAGACATAGCATTGGCGAACCAAGAGACGAGCACGCCGAGGGCGATGACCGCTACCCTGCTCCTCTCCCGGCAAAGGCACGTCTACCTCTCCCGTGAAGGTAAGGCCATCTTTGCCTCTTCCTTTAGTTTTTTCCTCTGTTTTTTGTTACACGACTTTGTGGTGCTTAGTGCATATGTCATTCCCTCCTGTCAATTGATTGAATAACTCTGCTACATGTGATTGCATTAGCAAACTCCATTTTTTGTGTATGTAGAAAAACAAGGGAAACTCCATTTTTGTGTAATTACAAACAAGAGTCACTTTTAGATGGCGAAGACTGCTCCCCTGATCCTAAGAGCCTACTGACATTTCATTAAATCCTGTTATAATTTTTGTTATTAGCAGCAGATACTTGATAAATTTGTCTTTAGAATTCCAAGTACATGACCATATTGATCCTTCTATTTTAGATGTAGCAGAACACACGTTCATAATTGATACACCAAGGCTCAGCTTCTCTATATTGATACGAAGGCCTGGAGcgtgtttcttttgttttttgatGCAATGTGAGTCGTCGGATCTCGCTCAAGATTGCTCTGGGCCGTTGGATCAGATAGAAACAACGCTATATCGATTATACAGTAAGCACTACCTGAAGTTCTGAACTGTTCGTTGTTTCCCTTGCATAGTTGGCTGACTTAGGTATATAAATTATAATCAAACTGAACTATAATAATTTTAAGATCATGATTAGGTATTCGCATGAAAATTGATCAGGCAAATGGATGTACAGGCTTCAAATATGTTCAGCTTTAGGACATTTACCATAATAGGATGTGACAAATGGAAAACATCTGTAGATATACATGTTGGTTACACGAGTGTAGGATGTGACAATATGTCGAATATgcttaattattattattttgactTTATGCCAACACATTTGTTTTTGGAAAATAGTTGTTTTCGCTGATCCATTTtacctccttattcttcttcagtTTGGAGATCTAGGGATACAAGCGTGTTCAGGAAATTATATGGGTGAAGACCAATAGACTTCAACGCATTATTCGAACTGGCCGCACTACCCATTGGTAAGGTGCATTCTTTTTCTTTTGGGATTATTCAGTTCCCTGTACTTATCTCCGCATCTATTCTCCGTGTCGTTTCTGAAATTGGTAAGGTGCATTCTTTTTCTTTGGCAAACAGAGCAggcaggaggaggaagcagagagggagagggcgaggagATCCTGGTCTGCACCTTGCGCCTCCCACAAGCTACTGCAACGGGAGAATCGTATACCCAAAATCTTTCTCAAAGCCTACAGCTACTGCCTCCCCAAGCAATGCCAACCTGCAGCAACAAGATAAGCTACACTCTATTTATGTATTACATATTTCATTCAACTATGCCCCTCTCTTTAATCTTCCCATTGTGAATAGGTTATATGGTAATATAAATAGCTGATTTGATAATGGAAAAATCTGATTTGATAATAGAAATAGCTGGTTTGATACAAACATATTGCTAACTCCTTAGGTGTAATGTTGTTTAAAAGATGCCACAGTTGTATATTTTTtttcatgagacaaacatgtatttgTTTGTTTGTAGGGTTCAGACTgtgaggtgatacctggggagagtgttgtaccccagcataagctggtggttgctgacttccgctttcggattcgtgtccagcgggataagcgtgccaaggtcgctagaacgaagtggtggaagctcaagggggaggtagctcaggtgttcaaggagagggtatttaaggagggcccttgggaggaaggaggggatgcggacaatgtgtggatgaagatggcgacttgcattcgtaaggtggcctcggaggagtttggagtgtccaggggaaggagaagcgaagataaggatacctggtggtggaatgatgatgtccagaaggcgcttaaagagaaaaagattgcttcagacgcctatacctggataggagtgcagacaacatagagaagtacaagatggcgaagaaggccgcaaagcgagctgttggtgaagcaaggggtcgggcatatgaggacctctaccaacggttaggcacgaaggaaggtgaaagggacatctataagatggctaagatccgggagaggaagacgagggatattggccaagtcaaatgcatcaaggacggagcaggccaactcttggtgaaggacgaagagattaagcatagatggcgggagtacttcgacaagctgttcaatggggagaatgagagttctaccattgaactgaatgactcctttgatgagaccagcatgcgttttgtgcggcgcatccaggagtctgaggtgaaggaggctttaaaaaggatgaaaggaggcaaggcgatgggccctgattgtatctccattgaggtgtggaaaggtctcggggacatagcgacagtatggctaaccaagcttttcaacctcatttttcgggcaaacaagatgccaaaagaatggagacggagtatattagtaccaatcttcaagaacaagggggatgttcagagttgtactaattaccgtggaattaagctgatgagccatacaatgaagctatgggagagagtcattgagcaccgcttaagaagaatgacaagcgtgaccaaaaatcagtttggtttcatgcctgggaggtcgaccatggaagccattttcttggtacgacaacttatggagagatatagggagcataagaaggacttgcatatggtgctcattgacttggagaaggcctatgataagataccgcggaatgtcatgtggtgggccttggagaaacacaaagtcccagcaaagtacattaccctcatcaaggacatgtacaataatgttgtgacaagtgttcgaacaagtgatgtcgacaccaatgacttcccgattaagataggactgcatcaggggtcagctttgagcccttatctttttgcattggtgatggatgaggtcacaaggggtatacaaggagatatcccatggtgtatgctctttgcggatgatgtggtgctagttgacgatagtcggacgggggtaaataggaagttagagttatggagacaaaccttggaatcgaaagggtttaggcttagtagaactaaaaccgagtacatgatgtgcagtttcagtactactagctgtgaggaggaggaggttagccttgatggccaggtggtacctcggaaggacacctttcggtatttggggtcaatgttgcaggaggatgggggtattgatgaagatgtgaaccatcgaatcaaagccggatggatgaagtggcgccaagcttctggcattctctgtgacaagagagtgccacaaaagctaaaaggcaagttctacaggatggcggttcgacccgcaatgttgtatggcgcggagtgttggccgactaaaaggcgacatgttcaacagttaggtgtggcggagatgcgtatgttgagatggatgtgtggccacatgaggaaggatcgagtccggaatgatgatatacgagatagagttggggtagcaccaattgaggagaagcttgtccaacatcgtttgagatggtttgggcatattcagcgcaggcctccagaagctccagtgcatagcggacggctaaagcgtgcggagaatgtcaagagagggcggggtcgaccgattttgacatgggaggagtccgttaagagagacctgaaggattggagtatcgacaaagagctagctatggacaggggtgcgtggaagcttgctatccatgtgccagagccatgagttggttgcgagatcttatgagtttcacctctagcctaccccaacttgtttgggactaaaggctttgttgttgttgttgttgttgttgttgtagggtTCAGATTTTAAGATCTCCGGTGGGCTTCTATAGGATTGGTAGAAGAGGAGGACCAGAGCTGACCAACTCTTCTCAAGGTCACCTTTCTACAACAATGTAAGCAGCTTCCTTCAAGAAACTTATCGAGTCTTCTGATCGACGCATCATGAATCGGGCATTTAGTTGATAGATGTATCGGTGTTGTGTATTTCCAGATTGTACTCAAACTAACTTGGCCCCTATATTAAAGATGCATGGCTTGATTTTAAAATTATGGTTATGAACACAAAGCTAATTTGTACTCTGTTCTACACTACTGTCCCTTGGACAGTGATCCCACAATTGAGAGGAAGCCAAACATAGGTACATATGTTTTCCTTCATCCAATCCAATGGTTTTTTCTTAAGGCCATTGAATACATCATGTAACCCCACATAAATGGTTGGGAACCAGATAAATTTAATTTATCTTCAATACCCTCTCCAAAATATTGCTGCTGCATGTATTAGGCAGGATCTATAAGAGTTATTGCTATGTATATGTTGTGAATCTGCCAATGTAGTCAATTTGCGGTTCTATCATATTTCTTAGTTCAAGCCCCTGAGATAATGCGTTTAAATTTATGAACTCAAACAGTTCAAGATTCAGTAAAAATGCATGATGATCTTTACAAATTATCTATTTTTCTATGGGACTTCGAAGATAATAAATTAGGTGCATAGTAGTGGCATGTTACATGGTCTAGGTAGGTTCTAAGGAAGGGGAGTGTTGGATCAGTCTCATATTCATATTGGTGCGTGTGGTGGTAACTGAGATGGGACGCTGTGGCATGCTTTTGTGTTGTTGATAGTTAGTGTGGATTGCTTAATTGGTCCTCTTGAATGGGTAGATCAATCTGGTGCCAGCTTAGGGGACGGGTTAGGTGTGATATACTAGCTTTTCTGTTTATTGGGATGGTCAGCATTGTTATATACCATTTTCAGGGTTTCAGTCTTGTTAGTTGCAGGTGTCTGACAGATGGTTGTTCACCCTTATGAGGTGTACCAAGCGATCATCCTTTCCGAACTGTACACAGTGCTTTGGAGACAAAAATTCCACTGCTGTGCTACTGAACCTTGGTCGTGCAAGCTAATCTAATGGATGTCTGTTAACTCCTTGTGTACACATAGTCCGTATGTTATGCGTGGGGAAATGAAATGAAGTAATATATAAATATGTGAATGTatgccttttattttattttattttattgacgagCATGGCACGAGTTCTTCCGTTTTTATTAAAGATAGGAAAAGGGAAAAAAATACTTAGTTCCTTGGTTAatgtctttttattttattttatcattTTCTCAGTGTGTTATGAGTCATCGTTGGCCATACAGTTATGGTTTCGTAAACAAAAATAACGCTTTGGCTCTGTGTGGTGCCTCGACACATCATATATACATGGATAGTGAAATATCGGGTCTACCTTATTCACATAGTTATTCTTATCAGCGTACAGAGCAAAAGACTCGGTGCATGCTTGGTTGAGTAACCATAGACTCACCAATGTAGTCTATGTATTCTTACACTGGCCATACATAAAAAAAATGTGTGTTCATTGACCGGTTTTGCTCAAAAAAATAATTTGTAGCTCATACCTTAAGACTGACCGTCGATTGCTTCTTTTGTTAATTGTTTCCAATAATGTTATTTTTGCATCTTTATGTTGTCCTGCGCATGTATGTTCCTTTGCTGCTCATTTATCAATCACATATTTATGTTTTCTCTATACCATTTCCAAACACTCAGGTGGACCAGACTATCGTAAGCATTTTTAGCAGAATGATTCTTGATATTATGTTGGATCATGTTGGAATTCCTAGAGCTATTTATCGGAGAAGGATGTACCCGCATAGCACAATGACTGTCATTGTGCTTTTCTACCGGAGAAATGCACGCATTTGAGTATTTCTGTTAGCCATCTTGGTAAACAAATGTTTGTTGTTTCCTTGGTGTTTATTTCCATTGGCAAAACACTGCTTATCGGTGGTTGGAACTATGCTTCCAGCAGTATCACTTGCCATGATGAGCTACACCACTAATTCTCATTTTGTGTACTTATCAAGGCTGCTATCTGATTTTGTCACTTCCCTTTTGTATAGTCTTTTGTATGCCTTGCTTACACTACTGTACTGTCCAGCTGCCCTGTAGTGTGCTACTTGTTTTTCTGTCCCTTTCTTTGAAATGACTTGCCCTAATTATTACCACCGGTCTTTAGATTTGTCAGATGTATTGCTTTCTGTATGAACATGttgtaatcttgatcatgtatcatTCATTTTTACTCCTAGGTTTTGTTTCCTGCAACCTCTGTTTACATTACAACTTCGAAATAGATAGGATGTGGTCTGATTGCAGTTATGATTTAGCACTGATTGTGTGGGTATGGCAAAGGCGACAACAATGTTTACTATCACCCTTTTTGGCTTTTTATGTCAGGTTGATTACATCTGGTCATTACATTCTTCGGGAGGAGACCTTGTGTTGAGCATGACACCCAGTCTGGCCAGCCTTGCAACTGCCAGCAACCCGATTCATCGACTGGTATTAACTTGCATAGTAGTTCTGTTTAGATTACAGTTTTAGCTTCCTCCGCTCTTTGCTTTGATTAGGTTAATTTCTATTCCCTCTGTCCCATAGTATGAGAACATTTTCCAAACTATGTTAGCttgaaaaacattcttatattatgggacggagggagtaacaaataGGATGATGATCAGGATGAATAATATTTCGGCATTGCTACCATTATGGTTCCACTCATGAATAACTGAATTAACTTGATGATCCATTGCAAGCAATTGTTCTAATTCCCATTTGGCAACCTTGAATAATTTGTTTAATCGCTTGAACAGTATGTTGATCCAAGCAATGGTCTTTGTTATGAGGAGCCTGACTGCACCGAATATGATGAGTTTCCTGGCTACTATCCATCTGACCATGAGGACAACAGTAGTAATTGCTTATCTGAGCTTGAGCTGTAAATGCGACCGATGTTTTGACCGCATAAGAAGATGAAGTTCTTTTCGTTTATCGAGTAATATTATCATAGGTGGATGTGATGCCTCTATAGAGGCGTTGTGAATCAGTGTAGTAGCACACCACCCTTTCCTTATTGTAAATTATGTGTGCTCATCGCTATGAGACAGGTCCTTCGGATGGATTTACTAATCCATGGTTATTGTATATTATGTTGTAGTTCCAGTGTTGGTTctctaatttactttctatgcatgtgtTATCATGTATTATTGCATATGCTAAACCTGGATTTCTACTAACTTGCCATTACCTGTTTAACCAAAACGTTGCGACCGGCACCCTTGCGCCAAGGCGCGATTCCGATCTAGTTACTTAGAATCCATGTTGCGTAGGTGCTTGTCCCATGCTTCTCACGAACAGATAGAATTATAACCATGCTTCTTGATTTAGTATATTTGTTTTTAGTTTGTGGAGATATTTATTTATTAATGAACAAATATTTTTCATCACCTATGTGATTTCTCTTTTTTCGATGCCCCCTTCAATTTGTGTAATTAGCATTTTCAATCTAATAGTGATGCATAGATATATATTCAACTGTTGATGTTTGCTTGCATATATACCTTTTGTTCTATATCTCTCCTCTGGTGCTACCTTTGTCGTCGTTTGTAAAACTATGCCTCCATTCGTAATAAAATTAAGATGACATGATTGCCAAGCTAATTTATGTAATTGTATGCTTCCATCCTACCTACTTTATTATTGCGTCAAAATGCCAAATTATATGCGTCAGCCATATTGTTCTTCAACACTAGTTCACCAAGCATACCTTGGTTATAATGCTTCAGTTGAAATGATGATTAGTATCAAGCAATTCATTGTTGGTCTGGACAGTGTTGGATGCACCACCCCGTTGGGAGGAAAATTTACTGATGTTTGAAGCACCACTGATGGATGACTTCCTTCAAGCTGATGGAAGCAATACCGATGTGCTGCTTGTGCACCAAAATATTGTGCGCCTTGAGGAGCTACGACAAATGAAATAACTTGATGTCTACGTTGTCACACTCCATACAGTAGCAAGTAGCAAGCTAGCAGGAGTTACCAGTTTGTTTCAGCATGTACGTCCATGGAACTATGGATGATTAATTTTGTGCATTTTTAAGCAAACAGGGCACATTTGTAGTTCCAGGAAACACATTCTTGATGTGTTTGAAGCCGTATACTCATGATTATGGTTCATTTCTACTGGAATGGCTTATTTGGTTAAAGACAATTATCTAGTTGATGGAAGCAACATTTTGATAATTTGAAGTAAGCAAACCATCACATAAGTACATATTTCTTTTAGTCTTGTTAAGAAAATCTGATTAAATCACAACAAGTTTGATTTGCCATGGAAGCCAATTCACTGTAGATGGAAGCAAGTTTCACCGTGGAAGCAAAATATTTGTATAACATTCACTATAACATCCACAAAATGTAGATCGAAGCAAGTTTCACGGTGTAGCCCAAGACAATACCCAGGCTCCCTGCAGATATATTAGGCCTGAATTGTGTATCATATTTTGTCGTAAAGTGTTCTGATTGTATTTATACTTTGGTTTCATGGAAGCAGATTCCCTTTTCTTTGGAAGCATATTTTCGTTTCTTGTGGAAACAATGTATAGCTACAGTGGAAACCAGTTTATTTTTGGCTGGACCGCTGGAGCACTCCGAAGCAGCCGGGTGTGGAGCTGCGCCAAAAATTGCCCCTTTGTTTGGGCTCCGGCTTTTATGCAGTAGAAGCCGCTGGAGCTGCTGAAAAGAGCCCAAAAAACACACCCTAAGGCTTCGATCCAACAAATCATGCACGGGGTTTGCTAACAGATCGAACATTGGGTGTAAGTTCGATCGAATGGTTTGCTAACAGATCAGACATTGGGTGTAAGTTCGATCGAATGGTCTAGGACTAGTCTGATGGTAAGAGATCATCAATAGTCTGGTGCCTAGCGTTTCCCAATAAGAAATGGTCACTCCACAGCATAGCATTACCACTTGTGCGGATGGAGTACAACAAGAAGACCAAACTGCAATACCAATGTTGAACCAGCCACTCCAACTCATTCAAACACTGAAGTGatgacggcctcctcccccttcAGATTATCCGGAGTCTGCCAATTTCCCTGCATGGGTTCAACAAACAGACCACACTGCTATTGCATCCTCCCTTTTCTCTCCTCAATAGATGTACGTTTGAAGGATTATACATGTAAGTTGCTACCGTTTCCACATATCAGTATGTTTAGTCACATCTTTCTGCGCTTTCCAAAGAGTAGCATTACGTTCTACCACTTTCCAGCATCACCGCCGTAGCAACTGCATTTGAAGCTGTCATATCCAAATACCACCAAACGTACGTGAGCAGATGAAGCACATATAAGAAGATAAATAAACAACTTTACGCATACCTACATTAGGAAACAACAAAGGCGAGAGAAATTGCATCTAGCCTGATTACAGTGATGTTCTCAAAGAAAGAAAATTTACAGTGATACATTGCCATATTTTGAGAGAATAGACACAAAATAGAGAGAATAAATCTTAGGTAAAAACCATAGTAAAATTTGAACAATTGTTGCGCACACAAATTTCAAAACTCAATACGTACTTACAACCTCTGTTCCTAACTGTAAGATGTTTTGGCAGTTTATAAATAGAGGGTGTACAAGTTTACGGCAAAAAAGTCATTAGTCTAACAAACTGCTCTCCCATGTTATTCTGTCCACATACCCAATTGCATATATTTTGAGGAGAAATTAACAAAAAAAATCATGTTCTCAATTATCTCACCAAGACTGAGCTTATTATAAAACATGGTCAAATATTATAAAACATGGTCAAATTTGAAGGCTCCaccccatataaccttggatgcacACAGATAGTATAATAAAAAAAAATGCTCAGATCGCTGCTTGAAGTGAAATAACTGTAAAGCCAAGCCTGAACATTCTCAAAAAGAAAAGAGGGAGAAACGAAGGACCACACTGCGAAATCAAAACTAAAGCCATGTGAACTGAATCACCTTTTACAAAAGTGTGTGGTGCGCATGCTCCACAGCCAAACATAAATATTAGCTAGACAACACaatgaaaaaatattcatgttttaaaACCAACCACCAACACCAAATACTACTGAATTTCCTTCTTTTCTCTGATGCAAAACAAATGACGTAACAAAATATCTTCAGGCTGCTGAAACGTCATTCAAAGCAATGGACAATTAGCTTTAGCGTAAATTTGCAGGGAGTTGTAACATAACAAGATGCCAAGAGCATATCAACTTTGTATAAACAATAATCAAGAGTTGAGCGATTATTTAAAGGGGTTCTAGCAGGGTTGCTAACAGTGTTGTCCCACAAATCAAATTACTCACACCGGGCCATTCGGGCTGGCTGCATTCGCCTGGGAAATAACAAACCCGAGAGTCCAATATTTTCTTTGAAATCTGAAGTTATTTCTAACCTTACCATATTTGCCATAGGATCTAAAAAATAAGTGCAGTGATTATCTTGGAAGCAAGGTGTTTAATTAGAGAGCATAGGACTTCCACACAAGAACTCCGAAATCATCAGTTTGTAAAGCCAATGGAGAGCCAAATCAAATGGTTCTAGCATAAGCAGAATGGGGGAAAAAATGTGCTCATCATATTTGACCATTGACGTCTAGAGCAAATC from Triticum dicoccoides isolate Atlit2015 ecotype Zavitan chromosome 6A, WEW_v2.0, whole genome shotgun sequence encodes:
- the LOC119318042 gene encoding 1-deoxy-D-xylulose 5-phosphate reductoisomerase-like isoform X2; amino-acid sequence: MPEIIPGEQGVIEVARHPDAVTVVTGIVGCAGLKPTVAAIEAGKDIALANQETSTPRAMTATLLLSRQRHVYLSREEHTFIIDTPRLSFSILIRRPGACFFCFLMQCESSDLAQDCSGPLDQIETTLYRLYIWRSRDTSVFRKLYG
- the LOC119318042 gene encoding 1-deoxy-D-xylulose 5-phosphate reductoisomerase-like isoform X1 gives rise to the protein MPEIIPGEQGVIEVARHPDAVTVVTGIVGCAGLKPTVAAIEAGKDIALANQETSTPRAMTATLLLSRQRHVYLSREDVAEHTFIIDTPRLSFSILIRRPGACFFCFLMQCESSDLAQDCSGPLDQIETTLYRLYIWRSRDTSVFRKLYG